In Rhodospirillaceae bacterium, the sequence TCGATGATCGGGCCTGTGGCGCTGGCGGTAACGACCAATTTCAATATTAATTTTCTGCGTAAACCCGTTCCCGGTGATATTACGGCTGAGGGTAAAATTATCAAACTGGGCAAGCGGCTTGCGGTCATTCAGGTAACCCTGTTTTCGGTTAATGATGAAGAACCGGTTGCCCACTCAACGGGGACATATTCCATACCACCACTTGAAAAACGGAGCTAAATGACCATTTGCCTGTAAGGGGTATAAATAATGACGTCATTTTTAGCATCTTGCAGAATGTTTCTGGTGGTCATTGTTTTGGCCCCATTACCCTTGAATGCCCAGGAGGAAGATGTCGCCGGCATTGTTGAGCGCCTGCAGGGTACGGCTGTCGCCATGCAGGATGCCTTGCCCCGCGTTCTTAAGGTGGGGGACAAAA encodes:
- a CDS encoding PaaI family thioesterase, translating into MTIEEFNKLLADEMPFAVDAGLRLEEIQHGEATMVLPYDGSMLRPGGTISGPSMMMLADAAMYAVVLSMIGPVALAVTTNFNINFLRKPVPGDITAEGKIIKLGKRLAVIQVTLFSVNDEEPVAHSTGTYSIPPLEKRS